ACAATCTCATTGCCGAGGTATCCTCTTAACTTCCTTTGAAACCAAACTTGTTTGTAACTGGCTTCTGATATTATTTACTGTGTTCATTTGTTTGTTGTACATTAAGTAGTGACAACATAGTCCAGTGACAGGCTGTAGACACATGTACCCAGGTTCATTCATGTTTGAATTTGGATTAAAATCACCAGATGTCCCTGTACCATAAGATGTGGTCAAATTAGCCCATCTTTATAAAAAGGCTATAACTGACCCTTCTACCGCATGAATTGGAGCATTTTAGACTTGGTGATGTCAATTGACCAATTGCTGGTGTGCatgtgtttctttttatttcttgcaaGTTTTATTGCATCTGTACAGAAACAGTTGTGTGCACATGCACATAGAAGACAGGTGAGTTATGAAAGCACATATAAAATCATCCGTGATGCATAAAGTTTAAATGGTTCGtgagtaaatatttttctatccaaTCACCCTAAATGTATTGTTTATAAGGTTACTTTTTACACATAGTATATTGGTTGCCATGACTGCACATCTTCAATTTCCACCGCTGTTTTTAGCCACAAAAATCCTGATGAAGCTACGCCCTTGTTTTTTGCTATTAATATTAGGTGTATTGGCCCGCAAGCTATACGAGGGGTTGCGGCAAGAAGCAGCAGCTTTAAAAATTCAGAAGAATTTCAGGCGACACACTGCCAGGAAAGCCTACTTGACTCTATGTTTGTCAGCGATCTCTTTGCAGACAGGCTTAAGGGCAATGACTGCTCGCAATGAATTCCGATTCAGAAAGCAAACTAAAGCTGCGATCATTATCCAGGTCCCATCCTCACACCTCTTGCCATCACATTCTCCTATAGTATATAAACACAGCTCTTCAACTCTTAAAGAATGCTGGTCATAAATTTCTGTTATTATACTTGGAATCAAGTTgacttttattctttttaatttgaaactgaGTTTACTACTTTGATGATTTTCTTGGTGTCTTTCAGGCGAAATTGCGTCACCACATAGCATATTCTTATTACAAGAGACTTCAGAAGGCTGCATTAGTTTCTCAATGTGGTTGGAGGCAAAGGGTTGCTCGTAGAGAGCTTAGGAAGCTCAAAATGGTTAAATCAAATtccttatgttttttctttttaaaatacttttaaggTGACTAGTGTTATTTTAGAGGGAAGGATTCAGATAATACTAATTAATATAAGTTTTCAGGCTGCAAAGGAAACAGGGGCCCTTAAAGAAGCAAAGGACAAATTAGAAAAGCGTGTAGAAGAATTAACATGGCGATTGCAGTTGGAGAAGAGATTGAGGGTACTGTATTTTCTTTGATATCGGTTTTGGCAATACAAACTGCACTGGGCACAATTTCATCTGGTGTTCATTTGAATTGCAGACTGATCTGGAAGAGGAAAAGGCACAAGAAATTGCCAAGTTACAAGATGCTTTGCGTGAGATGCAAATCCAAGTTGAAGAAGCAAATGCCAGAGTAATCAAAGAACGAGAGGAAGCTCAGAAAGCAATTGAAGAAGCACCTCCAATTATTAAGGAGACCCCTGTAATAGTTCAAGACACAGAAAAGGTTGAATCATTAACAGCTGAGGTAGAAAGTTTGAAGGTAAGCACTTTAATATGGATGATCATGGTAGCTTTTTCCCcaatgtctatatatatatatatatatatcttttgcaTGCAGCTTATAAGAAGACTATCAGGTGGTTATTCTCTTTACTACTGGCAGTGATGAGAACTTTTTCCTATTACATGACTGATGACTGCAAAGTGAACTTCAAAAACCATGTGTTATTGTAGAAATCCCCCCCTTGAAACTAATTAATCTTTTCAGCTTGTTGCTTGAAATGCTCCTGCATTTAAATGTTTCCTGGGATCTTTTTGTGGATTTTTTTGGAGTTTGTGCATCTTCCTATGCAGTATGTTTGCATGTGTCATCAGCTCTTCACTGTTATGTAGATCAACCTTGACCTGCAAGAAACTGCAGGCTGGCACATACTAATAGGACTACCTAATTTTTCTCAAACAccttcctttttatatttataacattttGAAATAGTGAGAGACTTTAGACCTATCCATCCCTGTTACCAACTTTTCTGATAAAATTTGTATGTGTTCACTGAATTTAACAAAGCACATGGGTTTGACTGTGTTCGAAATTTGACAGATGAACCTGTTTTGTGTgcatattttaactttttatgataaaacaatttttaaaacattaatgatAGCTAGAACATTGCTTTTGTGGATGCTATTGGGACCTGAATAAATTTCTGCAACCGTTCAGGCTTTGCTGCTCTCAGAAAGACAGGCAGCAGAAGAGGCAAGGAAAGCTCATGCAGATGGTGAGGCTAGAAACTCAGAATTGGCTAAGAAACTAGAAGATGCAGCGAAAAAAATGGATCAGCTTCAGGAATCAGTCCAGAGGTTTGTGAATGCATCATGGAGTGGAACTGGTTGGATATTAGTACTTATGCCATATGATAGAATTGTATGTATGCCATTGATGATCAGCTTATCCCTGATTAAATTAATGCAATCCTTCCCTTTTCTTGTCTGCCTACTTGACATCAGCCTTCATAACTTTACCCTTGTAATGCGATACTTGTGTTTGCAAGTGGGTACTTTTCTCATAGCTTATAGTCATCCATTTGATTTTACCTGTGTCCGCACTTTGCATGCACACACGTTCCCcccttctctccctctctctagatttttttttttgctttatacaTTAAAGGTTCATTTATATTGCAGGCTGGAGGAGAAACTTTCCAACTCAGAGTCAGAGAATCAAGTGCTTCGTCAACAGGCGCTGACTATGTCACCAACAGGGAAATCTTTGTCTGCACGACCAAAATCAATGATTATCCAGGTGGAAATGGAATTTTCATCTGTTCtttgtcaaatatttttagGGTTCTAGaatttcatgttatttattaaattgCAGAGGACTCCTGTGAATGGGAATGTTGCAAATGGAGAGGTGAAGGTGGCATCGGTGaggggaatattttttttttgatagatCAGCTACTGTAATGTATTCAGATTAAGGCTTTGTTTCTAAATTCTTTCTCTGTGGACTACATATCTCAGGACATAATTCTTGCTGCATCAAATGCTCGTGAACCAGAATCTGAGGAAAAACCACAGAAATCTCTCAATGAAAAGCAGCAGGTAAGTGGCTTTTGACAAGTAAAGCACtcattttattgatttcttaATACAGTAATGATGTAGTAAACAACATTAATGAGAGATggtaaaatgcatttttttgttCCATCGAGGACCAAGGGTCATAATCTTTGATACCTCTAAGATCTTAACCTCTTGCTAATTCTTTTTTTGCCATCTGCATTTTTTATTCAGGAGAACCAGGACCTGCTGATCAAATGTGTATCACAGAACTTGGGATTCTCCGGGGGGAAACCAGTTGCAGCCTGTGTCATATACAAATGTCTTCTTCACTGGAGGTCATTTGAAGTTGAAAGGACAACTGTTTTTGATCGTATCATTCAGACAATAGCTTCTTCCATTGAGGTAAAGTATCATCTTTTGGGTGTTCAAATATCAGATTGCCCTTTCTTGTATACAAAATCACAATATATTGCCTTCTGCTTTCACCTCAAACTAGTTGTAAACTGACTAGATAGGACTGATGTTGGCTACCTGTTTATCTTATCGAAGGTCCCTGATAACAATGATGTCTTAGCCTACTGGTTATCTAATTCATCCacattgctgctgctgctgcaacaCACACTCAAAGCAAGTGGTGCTGCTAGCTTGACACCACAAAGACGGAGAACATCATCTGCTTCTCTCTTTGGGAGAATGTCTCAAGTAAATTCGTGTTTTATAGAAGTGTATTGCATCTTctcgtcattttttttcttttttctaattgttcATGTTATTCAGGGGCTAAGGGCATCTCCTCAGAGTTCTGGACTTTCATTTCTTAACAGTCGGGGGCATAGTAGACTGGATGACTTGCGACAGGTTGAGGCTAAGTATCCAGCATTACTTTTCAAGCAGCAACTTACAGCCTTCCTTGAGAAGATATATGGAATGATACGAGACAATCTGAAGAAAGAAATCTCCCCACTGCTTGGGTTATGCATTCAGGTTGTTTCTAAGCTACTTCAGTAAGCGTGATTCAATAGTTGCTGCTCTTggtagctttttaaaaaaattaagctttttCCACATGCCCTGGGATGTAGACAGAGAGTGCCCACATCTTGAAAGAGTGGATGACTGACCAAAGCGGGCAACCTGTGTTTGTGTgctaatgaaattttttttgggtaCAATGTGCTtatgcaagttaaatatatttcaaacatTGTACAGGCACCAAGGACTTCCAGGGCAAGTTTAGTGAAAGGTCGCTCTCAAGCTAATGCTGTTGCTCAGCAAGCTTTAATTGCTCATTGGCAAAGCATCGTCAAAAGCTTAAATAGCTACTTGAAGACAATGAAAGCAAACAATGTGAGTTACAATTCTATAGAGCATGTAATAACAACTATGGAACTGTTTTCTTGGAAAAGTATCATTCACATTGATAATCTGTTTTTCAGGTACCTCCCTTCTTAGTGCGTAAAGTGTTCACTCAAATATTCTCTTTCATCAATGTTCAGTTGTTCAACAGGTAAATACATTCAAAACtcactccctctccctctcttcccATGAAAATTATGTAATGCCTTGCTTTATGCGCACCTGCAGTCTTCTTTTACGGCGCGAGTGTTGCTCATTCAGTAATGGAGAATATGTAAAAGCTGGTTTGGCTGAATTAGAACAGTGGTGCTATGAGGCAACTGAAGAAGTGAGcagtcataatttttttcagctGTGGATTCCTTGCAGTGCTATGTTATTTGTTTACCTAGTATCTTTTTATTTACAGTTTGCAGGCTCAGCTTGGGATGAATTAAAGCATATAAGACAGGCTGTTGGATTCCTAGTAAGAGACTGGATTTTTAGATCTTTCTCATTAATGAGTATTGCCTGGTTTACTGACCATCATCCTTCAATATCACTACTCAGGTCATACATCAAAAGCCCAAAAAGACCTTGAATGAAATAACAAAAGAGCTTTGCCCGGTCAGTGCCTCTTCTCTTTatgatcttttctttttctatactGGATCTTAttctctcatcttttttttatagtaatcaaaaatattttttggtgtctGCATTTTCAGGTGCTGAGCATACAGCAGCTGTACAGGATCAGTACCATGTACTGGGATGATAAATATGGCACCCATAGCGTGTCTTCAGATGTAAGTTGCTCTAAAGCTGGCAAGAATGCTTTGCTTTTgtgttttcaattgaaaatgaattaaactggtttattttcattcttgttTTTGCTGTACACTCCTGTGAGATATACACACTTTTTTTGTGCTAAAACTATAGCTGTACAGGTTATATCTAGTATGAGAGTTATGATGACAGAGGATTCGAACAATGCTGTTAGCAATTCATTTCTTTTGGACGATGATTCAAGGtagaattttaatttctcttgcatGCAACAgcaacatatttgttttttgaacttAAACAGACATGTCCTCCGATCCTTCTGTCCTTAGTTACAGTTTAATTGTCATGCAGCATCCCATTTTCTGTGGATGACATCTCCAAGTCAATGCAACAAGTAGACATAGCTGACATCGATCCTCCTTCAATAATTCGTGAAAACTCTGGTTTCGGGTTCTTACTTCCACGCTCTGAGTGATGTTCTTTGTGGGGTGTCAGGGGGATTTGCTGCACAATGATGTGCCAAGACCTGTGCATAAACTCATCATGCCAAGACCTGTGCATATAGTTTCACTATCCGTCATCATCCATgtgtataataaatatatattgcgTTAGTGTCAGGGTACCATGTTTGATGCCTGAGTcgattcatttttttcccttgtgtTACAGAAACACAAGGGAGTTTTGTTAAGAAGCCATGTCACATGTGAAGTGTGATAATGTGCAAATTATAGAAAGAGGCAACGGTGCCTCGTCATTTCTGAGGCCTGCAACAGGTCTCCATTTTTTCATTACttctttatacttttttttcccttcagtGAGGCTTCCttcattattgttatttgttggGTTTTGTTTGAGTGTAACTGACTGACATCAGCAGCATTTTATAGGCCATTGTACGAGGAAACAATTTGTATGTAAGTCGTtgtgttcatgtttttttttttttaattttattttgtatcacAAATTGCTGTCTTACCTGTGCTAAACAGAGTCAGCAAATTTTTTGCTTTGGTTTCTGGGCCATGTCGAAAACTTCTGCCTTTGAGAACTATTTTGGTGCCTGCCTCTGTTTTAAAGAACTTTGCTAGAATAGCAACTTAACATggccaaaacaaaatttaaggaTCGGAGAAATTTTGAAGGGAAGGGAagataaaaatgaatgaaaattttcatttctatttattttaaaaaaattaataaaaaaactaaaaaattgtaaagaagaaaaacaaaaatttgggCTACACCAAGCAACCATGAAAGCACCTGGCTTGTTAAACTAATTGAATCAGGGATCAAAAGTACAGAATATATTAATGGTTAGGTAAAAGGGTAAGTCAGTGAAGCAATTTATAATAtcaggattttgtttttgtcctcaattttattttaattgtagttTCCTATATTGAAGTTAATGACcgtttcttaatatttattaagaaaagaaaattcaacaaaaaagtaaataaattataaaacaagaagaaaacttatgattaatatcaatttctctataaatttttttgtcaactctacctacattttttttctctacagttagtgtaatagaaaaaaaatcaattttagtgtcaataaatttcatttaatcaaGGGGGTTCTATTTAAGTGTATTCAAACTTTCATCTATCTTGAGAAAGTAAGTTAAGGTCAAGAGATTGTTTTACCTTcagtttaattttgtatttttagatcattttgtgtGTTTTGAGTTGATAAACTGGTTTTTTGAGGTTCTAAGGGTATTTATTAGATGGTTTTAGGTGaaaattggttgaaaataaattttaaaaccaatATCTCCCACCCTGATTTTTCAAACACCACTATGGTAGCTGGATTTTCAGCATGCAAACCCCACAACACAGACCTGGGCTGGAAAGCCCACACACCCAAGCTATGTTTTAAAGGCACATACATGCTAAGCCACCTAGGCCAACATGCctaacttatttgtttttttttccttcaatttcatccttcaacatttaattattttttaattgatcttcataatttgtttaagattattttttatggggttatcgcgatctcaaataaatattttgatatttgattgatgctcaattttacgagtatctatttttattgtcgtataattaaataaaaaatatattttaaaaaaacaaagttattaaaaccAAAGAAGTCTATAACTTAGATTGTAGGTTTGAcgggttgacttgagttaattaagaattgagcttcataatttgttttggtttgctttctatgaagttatcatagtctcaaaCTAGCATTGGATTGGTGttcaattttacaattttttatttttattatcatataattaagtaaaacatatatatttttaaaaaagttattaaaccccgTGAAATCTGTGACCCAAGTCGCAGGTTTGatgagttattatttttttatcttttgatttttttcatttttatcattcagtattggatttttatttgcttttttttttaaatcattcttcaatatttggttgattttgaaatggtctttataatttcttttagtttgttttatatGGAGTTAGTGTGTTCTCAAACAAATATCCTGATATTTTATTGGTGTTCAATTTTATgaacatctatttttatttttgtataatcaAATAACAAATAGTATTAAGAGCTGATAAATTTTAAGAGGGGAGAGGGAGAAGTTTTAAACTTGTAACTCTTATTCTCACATCCAAAGGAAATTATTGTCAAAAAAGATTGAGAGAAGAGTAGAGAGGGTATTATAGGAGTAAAAGCtttctttacaaaaaaagaagaagaagaaataaagaaaacatgtcTAATCAAGAACATAACAGAGGAAAGTAAGaacttaaaaaaagatcaagaacataagagaagagaagattTGATCAAGAACTTGTTCAAAAGAAGGTCAATTGAGTTCATAAAATAAGGTAAAGTGTCTGTTAAACTTAAATAATGTATGCTGATGTTAGATTGTGGGGTAGAAAGTAAAATTTCTAATTCCTATGAAAATTAAGGTTTATGagaaattagagaaaatatgttttttgcaAAGATTACACAATATAACTTTAAGATAAGACTTAATtagtagaaataaaaaagaattttgaagaaaagtttTGGGTAGAAACCTTAGAGAGATTTGACTAAAACAAGGATTTCTTGGTGTGTATTCTTGTTGAAATTTATGCATGATTAATGTTAAGGGAACATCTTTGATGTAATATAAGTAGTTAAGTATAGAAAGA
The Populus nigra chromosome 3, ddPopNigr1.1, whole genome shotgun sequence genome window above contains:
- the LOC133688208 gene encoding myosin-17-like, with product MATTDNIIVGSHVWVEDPVLAWIDGEVLRINGEQVHVQATNGKTVVANISKVFPKDTEASPGGVDDMTKLSYLHEPGVLHNLAARYELNEIYTYTGNILIAINPFQRLPHLYDTHMMEQYKGAAFGELSPHVFAVADVAYRQMINEGKSNSILVSGESGAGKTETTKMLMRYLAYMGGRSGVEGRTVEQQVLESNPVLEAFGNAKTVRNNNSSRFGKFVEIQFDKNGRISGAAIRTYLLERSRVCQVSDPERNYHCFYLLCAAPLEERERYKLENPKSFHYLNQTNCYKLDGVNDAEEYLATRRAMDIVGISEEEQEAIFRVVAAILHLGNIEFAKGEEIDSSVIKDQKSRFHLNMTAELLKCDAKSLEDALIQRVMVTPEEVITRTLDPLAAVLSRDALAKTIYSRLFDWLVDKINNSIGQDPNSKSLIGVLDIYGFESFKFNSFEQFCINFTNEKLQQHFNQHVFKMEQEEYTKEEINWSYIEFVDNQDVLDLIEKKPGGIIALLDEACMFPKSTHETFAQKLYQTFKNNKRFIKPKLSRTSFTISHYAGEVMYLADQFLDKNKDYVVAEHQDLLTASKCPFAAGLFPPLPEESSKSSKFSSIGSRFKLQLQSLMETLNSTEPHYIRCVKPNNLLKPAIFENANIIQQLRCGGVLEAIRISCAGYPTRRTFYEFLLRFGVLAPEVLEGNHDDKVACQMILDKMGLKGYQIGKTKVFLRAGQMAELDARRTEVLGNAARTIQRQIRTYIARKEFISLRRAAFHLQSHCRGVLARKLYEGLRQEAAALKIQKNFRRHTARKAYLTLCLSAISLQTGLRAMTARNEFRFRKQTKAAIIIQAKLRHHIAYSYYKRLQKAALVSQCGWRQRVARRELRKLKMAAKETGALKEAKDKLEKRVEELTWRLQLEKRLRTDLEEEKAQEIAKLQDALREMQIQVEEANARVIKEREEAQKAIEEAPPIIKETPVIVQDTEKVESLTAEVESLKALLLSERQAAEEARKAHADGEARNSELAKKLEDAAKKMDQLQESVQRLEEKLSNSESENQVLRQQALTMSPTGKSLSARPKSMIIQRTPVNGNVANGEVKVASDIILAASNAREPESEEKPQKSLNEKQQENQDLLIKCVSQNLGFSGGKPVAACVIYKCLLHWRSFEVERTTVFDRIIQTIASSIEVPDNNDVLAYWLSNSSTLLLLLQHTLKASGAASLTPQRRRTSSASLFGRMSQGLRASPQSSGLSFLNSRGHSRLDDLRQVEAKYPALLFKQQLTAFLEKIYGMIRDNLKKEISPLLGLCIQAPRTSRASLVKGRSQANAVAQQALIAHWQSIVKSLNSYLKTMKANNVPPFLVRKVFTQIFSFINVQLFNSLLLRRECCSFSNGEYVKAGLAELEQWCYEATEEFAGSAWDELKHIRQAVGFLVIHQKPKKTLNEITKELCPVLSIQQLYRISTMYWDDKYGTHSVSSDVISSMRVMMTEDSNNAVSNSFLLDDDSSIPFSVDDISKSMQQVDIADIDPPSIIRENSGFGFLLPRSE